CGGAACGTGATGCGCGGGTTCGACCTCGTCATCGTTGCGGCGCTCCTCGTGCTGGGCGTGGTCTGGGCGCGGCACCACTTCCGCTCCGAGCGCGGGGGGACCGCCCCGGAGTGAGCGCCCGGCCAGGGCGTGGTTGACAACCCTCGCTGCCCGCCCTAGCTTCCGCGCCTCAACCCTTTTCCGGCATCTTCGGTCCAATCACCATGGTTGAGTCCGGTCAAAGCGGCCGGCGCGTTGACGGTCCCTCGTCGCACATGATAAATTCACCGGCTCTTTGGGGGATCGTCCAGTGGTAGGACACGTGGCTCTGGACCACGGTACAGGGGTTCGAATCCTCTTCCCCCAGCCATGCCAGAAACGGGACGGTACACCCATGAAGCCGGTTGCGGCGCTATCGTCTAGGGGTTAGGACGGGTGGTTCTCAGCCATCAAACCGGGGTTCGAATCCCCGTAGCGCTACCAACACGATCCCATGCGCCGCGGCGCCTGCGGGCTCACGCCCCACGGCTCGCCGCGAGCGCCGGGATCTTTCTCCTCCTGTTCATGGCCGCTTCCGCCTTCGCGCAGCCCCGCGAGACCACCCGCTCCCGCGCGGCGCGCGCCGCCTCCTCCCCGCGGGCGACCGGCGCCGCGCGCATCCCCGCGAATGTAGAGCGCCTCGATTCCCTTGGCGGCATCACCGAATACCGGCTCCGCTCCAACGGCATGAAGATCCTCCTCTCGCCCAACCACGCCGCGCCCGTGATCACGTTCATGGTCGTCTATCACGTCGGCTCGCGGAACGAGGCGCCCGGGAACACCGGATCGGCGCACCTCCTCGAGCACATGCTCTTCAACAAGAGCACGAAGAACTTCGGCAAGGCGAACCACAAGAAGACGGTCCAGGAGGTGCTCTACGAGGCGGGGGCGGACTATGCCTCGTCGAACATGACCACCTGGTACGACCGCATGAACGGCTACTCCACGCTCCCCGCGGAGAAGCTGGGGACGGCGATGAAGATCGAGGCCGACCGGCTGGGGCGCGCGCTGATCCTCGACTCGGAGCGGCAGCCCGAGATGTCGGTCGTCCGGAACGAGTACGAGATCGGCGAGAACAGTCCCTACCAGGCGCTGGACAAGGCGGTCACCGCCGAGGCGATCCTGGCGCACCCCTACCACTGGGACACGATCGGCTACCGTTCGGACATCGAGGGGGTGTCCACGGAGAAGCTGCGGGAGCACTACCGGAACTTCTTCTACCCCGACAACGCCGAGGCGATTCTCGTGGGCGACTTCGAACCCGCGGCCGCGCTCGCCATGTTCGATCGCGAGTTCGCCGCCTTCGCGCGCTCGAAGACGCCGATTCCCCAGGTGATCACGGTCGAGCCGCCGCAGGAGGGAGAGCGCCGCGCCGTGGTGCGCCGGCCGGGCAACGTGGGGATCGTCGAGATCGCCTACATGCGGCCGAACTCCCTCGATCCCGACTACATCCCGCTGGACGTGCTCTCGACCATCCTCTCCTCGGGGGTGAACTCGCGGCTCTACCAGGCGCTCGTCGAGACGGGCCTCGCGACCGACGTCGGATCCTGGAACTACACGCTGCGCGACCCCTACCCCATCGTCGCGCAGGCCACGGTCACGCCGGGGCGGTCGCACGACGAGGTGGAGCGGGCGATGAAGGCCGCGCTCTACCGGATCGGTAAGGACGGCGTGAGCCCGACCGAGCTGGATCGCGCGAAGAGCCAGCTGGAGGTCTCGGTCGTCCGCGGGCGGGACGGCACGTACGAGCTGGCCTCGTCCCTGGGCGAGGCCGTCGCGTCGGCCAACTGGAAGTGGTTCGTCGGCTACGTGGACGCGCTGCGGAAGGTGTCGGCGGACGACGTGAAGCGCGTCGCGGCGAAGTACCTCGTCCCCGACCACGCGACGGTGGGCTGGTTCGTGCCGGTGACCGAGGAGAAAAAGGAAGCCAAGGTGGGCCTCGCCCCCGCTCCGCCCCGGACCAAGTGGGCCGGCGCCGGCGGCGCATCCCCGCCGGAAGCGGGAGGCTTCGGCACGAGGACGCTCCATCGCGTGCTCCCGAACGGCCTCACGCTGGACGTCGTCGTGAACCACGCGGTGC
This DNA window, taken from Candidatus Binatia bacterium, encodes the following:
- a CDS encoding pitrilysin family protein, whose translation is MAASAFAQPRETTRSRAARAASSPRATGAARIPANVERLDSLGGITEYRLRSNGMKILLSPNHAAPVITFMVVYHVGSRNEAPGNTGSAHLLEHMLFNKSTKNFGKANHKKTVQEVLYEAGADYASSNMTTWYDRMNGYSTLPAEKLGTAMKIEADRLGRALILDSERQPEMSVVRNEYEIGENSPYQALDKAVTAEAILAHPYHWDTIGYRSDIEGVSTEKLREHYRNFFYPDNAEAILVGDFEPAAALAMFDREFAAFARSKTPIPQVITVEPPQEGERRAVVRRPGNVGIVEIAYMRPNSLDPDYIPLDVLSTILSSGVNSRLYQALVETGLATDVGSWNYTLRDPYPIVAQATVTPGRSHDEVERAMKAALYRIGKDGVSPTELDRAKSQLEVSVVRGRDGTYELASSLGEAVASANWKWFVGYVDALRKVSADDVKRVAAKYLVPDHATVGWFVPVTEEKKEAKVGLAPAPPRTKWAGAGGASPPEAGGFGTRTLHRVLPNGLTLDVVVNHAVPTVAVQGTVFAGRMEAPAGKPAVPELTAMMLTRGTKTADKRAIAARLDGVGAQLQVFTGVTEATIVGNSLSRDLKLLLETLADELANSTFADSEVAKAKLEMRANVLRSSESTSARGLDRLTRLAFPEGHPYRAATTDAMLASLDKANASDLRAFWRARYDGAGTILAVVGDVDPEATAALVTSLFGGLERGARPTHDAPPTAPNAPERVVETMKGKANVDFLYGQASGLRRNDPDYEAALVANAALGQSSLTSRIGKRVRDTEGLSYSLYSRWFWPDYADGLWAVDVAVAPQNVAKALRSTKEEIDRYGKEGITDAEVEVQREFFAGNYLVRLGTNAGVAAALCTAEKFGYGPSYLDDFPKRIRAVTKAQVDDVLRRRFHPDKMHLVVAGDLDSIPQ